One genomic segment of Aquamicrobium lusatiense includes these proteins:
- a CDS encoding ATP-binding cassette domain-containing protein has product MLNDNPVIEVHNLTKTFHAPGKGGRTAALTDISFRVGPREVLGVVGKSGAGKTTLLRVLSLQMPPDSGTLNFGGTTIEDSTPRSVVRDVTRRTSTVFQGFSLLYNRSVLENVALPLKLRKMALTERTQKAREMLDFVGLKAKAEAYPITLSGGEAQRVAIARALVTDPQVLFLDEPTSALDAQTSREILDLLKKAQRNYSMAMILVAHHLDVVRYMCDRVLHLEDGAVRRMGPIRNSVDFRVDPIEALWGTPHDV; this is encoded by the coding sequence ATGCTGAACGATAATCCGGTGATCGAGGTTCACAACCTCACAAAGACGTTCCACGCCCCCGGCAAGGGCGGCCGGACTGCGGCTCTCACAGACATCAGTTTCCGGGTGGGCCCGCGCGAAGTTCTCGGCGTCGTCGGCAAGAGCGGCGCGGGCAAGACGACACTCCTGCGCGTGCTCAGCCTGCAGATGCCTCCCGACAGCGGCACCCTGAATTTCGGCGGCACCACAATTGAAGACAGCACACCCAGGTCGGTCGTGCGCGATGTGACGCGAAGGACCTCCACCGTATTTCAGGGGTTCAGCCTGCTCTACAATCGCAGCGTTCTGGAAAATGTTGCGCTGCCTTTGAAGCTGCGGAAGATGGCGCTCACGGAACGCACGCAGAAGGCGCGCGAGATGCTGGATTTCGTGGGCCTCAAAGCGAAGGCAGAGGCTTATCCCATCACCCTCTCCGGCGGCGAGGCGCAGCGCGTGGCCATTGCCCGCGCCTTGGTCACGGATCCGCAGGTGCTGTTTCTGGACGAGCCGACCTCGGCCCTCGATGCTCAGACCAGCAGGGAAATACTGGACCTTCTGAAAAAGGCGCAGCGCAACTATTCCATGGCCATGATACTGGTGGCCCATCATCTGGACGTCGTTCGCTACATGTGCGACCGGGTGCTGCACCTTGAAGACGGTGCGGTCCGGCGCATGGGCCCGATCAGAAATTCCGTGGATTTCCGCGTCGATCCGATCGAGGCGCTGTGGGGCACGCCGCACGATGTTTGA
- a CDS encoding MetQ/NlpA family ABC transporter substrate-binding protein, with product MKNIARLAATVLATLSLLTGAAQAQETIRLGVSFFPFHSADNTKPDILTAIAPEIEAAGYKVEKTVFLNYAEANPALANREIDGNLIQHKLYMDIFNDRTGAKLAIAQAVYHATFALYSGAYSSLDAIPDGETVFIPNDGVNTARALLLLQSAGLVELGEGAIYEASPADITANPRNLKFVQTPLTATAGTYDEAGRKLAVMYPTFARSLELEGDAERLYVEERNGITDAYAISFAVNAKDLDDPKTKAVVQALRSDAAAEFLKQNYGWASVPAR from the coding sequence ATGAAAAACATAGCAAGACTAGCGGCAACCGTCCTGGCCACGCTATCCTTACTTACAGGCGCAGCGCAGGCGCAGGAGACGATCAGGCTGGGCGTGTCCTTCTTTCCGTTCCATTCGGCCGACAACACGAAACCGGACATTCTCACCGCCATCGCGCCTGAAATCGAGGCCGCGGGTTACAAGGTCGAGAAGACCGTTTTTCTCAATTACGCGGAGGCCAACCCGGCGCTGGCCAATAGGGAGATCGACGGAAACCTGATCCAGCACAAGCTCTACATGGACATATTCAACGACCGTACAGGCGCGAAGCTGGCCATTGCCCAGGCGGTCTATCACGCGACCTTTGCACTCTATTCCGGGGCCTATTCCAGTCTGGACGCCATTCCCGACGGTGAGACGGTCTTCATTCCCAATGATGGTGTGAACACGGCCCGCGCCCTGCTGCTGCTGCAGAGCGCGGGTCTTGTCGAACTGGGCGAGGGCGCGATCTATGAAGCCTCACCTGCCGATATCACCGCCAATCCCCGGAACCTGAAATTCGTCCAGACGCCTCTTACGGCCACTGCCGGCACCTATGACGAGGCGGGGCGCAAGCTTGCGGTCATGTATCCGACCTTCGCCCGCTCGCTTGAACTCGAAGGCGATGCCGAGCGTCTTTATGTCGAAGAGCGCAACGGGATTACCGATGCCTACGCGATCAGCTTTGCGGTGAATGCAAAGGATCTGGACGACCCGAAGACAAAAGCTGTGGTGCAGGCGCTGCGCTCGGACGCGGCGGCTGAATTCCTGAAGCAGAACTACGGCTGGGCCTCGGTGCCAGCACGATAG
- a CDS encoding lipoate--protein ligase family protein, with protein MHGEYKVPGGKLIVADIETAQERIASAQISGDFFLEPEEALGALSQALIGLSGTASVQEIAAAIREALPEGAQLFGFTPEAVAIAVRRALGIAKTWQDFEWNIIDAKAVTPAMHVALDEVLAREVASGRRAPTLRFWTWERSAIIIGSFQSLKNEVDLEAAKELGVEVVRRATGGGAMFVEPGSAITYSLYAPVDLVADMGFADSYAFLDNWVLKALNAIGIEAVYKPLNDISSPNGKIGGAAQKRFGSTTVLHHVTMAYDMDADKMMRVLRIGREKLSDKGTASAGKRVDPVRSQSGLSRDDVIAAMKSTFVELNGGVAGDITEGEYQAAAELVESKYGTEEWLYKLP; from the coding sequence ATGCATGGTGAGTACAAGGTTCCCGGCGGCAAGCTGATCGTCGCGGACATCGAAACGGCGCAGGAGCGGATCGCATCGGCGCAGATTTCCGGCGATTTCTTCCTTGAACCCGAGGAAGCTCTCGGTGCCCTTTCGCAGGCGCTGATTGGCCTTTCCGGAACGGCTTCCGTGCAGGAGATCGCCGCCGCGATCCGCGAGGCTTTGCCGGAAGGCGCCCAGCTTTTCGGCTTCACGCCTGAAGCCGTGGCCATCGCCGTGCGCCGCGCCCTTGGTATCGCCAAGACCTGGCAGGATTTTGAGTGGAACATCATCGACGCCAAGGCGGTGACACCCGCCATGCATGTGGCGCTGGACGAGGTTCTGGCGCGTGAGGTCGCCAGCGGCAGGCGGGCGCCGACGCTGCGGTTCTGGACATGGGAGAGGTCCGCGATCATCATCGGATCGTTCCAGTCGCTGAAGAACGAGGTCGATCTGGAGGCGGCGAAAGAGCTGGGCGTCGAGGTCGTGCGCCGCGCCACGGGTGGCGGTGCGATGTTCGTCGAGCCGGGCTCCGCGATCACCTATTCGCTTTACGCGCCCGTGGATCTTGTGGCGGACATGGGGTTCGCCGATTCCTACGCCTTCCTCGACAACTGGGTGCTGAAGGCCCTGAACGCCATCGGCATCGAAGCGGTCTACAAGCCACTCAACGACATCAGCAGCCCGAACGGCAAGATCGGCGGTGCCGCACAGAAGCGTTTTGGCAGCACCACCGTGCTGCACCATGTAACCATGGCCTATGACATGGACGCCGACAAGATGATGCGGGTGCTGCGGATCGGCCGCGAAAAGCTGTCGGACAAGGGAACGGCAAGCGCAGGCAAGCGCGTCGACCCCGTACGCAGCCAGAGCGGCCTGTCGCGCGACGACGTCATCGCCGCGATGAAGAGCACCTTCGTGGAGCTGAATGGCGGTGTTGCGGGCGATATCACCGAGGGCGAATATCAGGCGGCAGCGGAGCTGGTGGAATCGAAATACGGCACTGAGGAATGGCTTTACAAGCTGCCCTGA
- a CDS encoding methionine ABC transporter permease: MFDWFTQTWNRFGGQIATGFIETFYMVAVSFAIAAVLGTAAGIFLSLSQRGAIWESPVLAAPLSVAVNLIRSVPFILLLIIVAPLARFLVGTAYGIYASMVSLTIVGVAVVTRLVEQAVADINPQLYHTAHALSANRWQLITEFVLVEARAALILGYTSAIISLIAYSTVVGVIAGGGIGYLALQEGFYMWNQQLMWVIILLMTLFVQLIQLSGSALARKLDGKGKARNS, translated from the coding sequence ATGTTTGACTGGTTCACGCAGACCTGGAACCGGTTCGGCGGCCAGATCGCTACCGGGTTTATCGAGACCTTCTATATGGTCGCGGTGTCTTTCGCGATTGCCGCGGTGCTTGGCACGGCCGCGGGCATCTTTCTGTCGCTCAGTCAGCGCGGCGCCATCTGGGAAAGCCCGGTCCTTGCCGCTCCGCTGTCCGTCGCGGTCAACCTCATACGCTCGGTGCCGTTCATCCTGCTGCTGATCATCGTGGCCCCGCTGGCGCGGTTTCTGGTCGGAACGGCCTACGGAATCTACGCCTCGATGGTGTCGCTTACGATCGTAGGGGTTGCCGTCGTCACACGGCTGGTCGAGCAGGCTGTCGCAGACATCAATCCGCAACTCTATCATACGGCACACGCCCTTTCCGCGAACCGCTGGCAACTGATAACGGAATTCGTTCTCGTCGAAGCGCGCGCGGCGCTGATCCTGGGCTATACCTCCGCGATCATCAGCCTGATCGCCTATTCGACGGTGGTGGGGGTTATTGCCGGCGGCGGAATCGGCTACCTGGCTTTGCAGGAAGGTTTCTATATGTGGAACCAGCAGCTCATGTGGGTCATCATTCTCCTGATGACCCTGTTCGTGCAACTTATCCAGCTTTCAGGGTCCGCCCTCGCCAGAAAACTCGATGGAAAAGGGAAGGCCCGGAATTCATGA
- a CDS encoding D-amino-acid transaminase has protein sequence MAYVYCDQRFVPEGEASISIFDRGLLFADAIYEVTAVIGGRMVDNDLHLQRLSRSLGEIGIPLPMPLADIEAIQQELISRNALDEGTIYMQVSRGVAKRDFLYADDLKPNLFAFTSARKLTGTKAQADGVAVMLAPDPRWVRRDIKTVMLLGQVMVKQAARAEGYDDVWLVEDGLITEGASASAFIITHDGTVVTRPNSQAILPGCTRRAVLHLCEEQNIRMEERAFSPDEAYGAAEAFLTSASSFVTPVVRIGEKLVGDGSPGPLTRRLQKIYVDIALDDSGQVARA, from the coding sequence ATGGCCTATGTCTATTGTGATCAGCGTTTCGTGCCTGAAGGCGAAGCCAGCATCAGCATATTTGACCGCGGGCTGCTGTTCGCCGACGCAATCTATGAAGTTACCGCCGTCATCGGCGGGCGCATGGTCGACAATGATCTGCATCTGCAGCGTCTCAGCCGTTCGCTGGGAGAAATCGGCATTCCGCTGCCCATGCCGCTGGCAGACATCGAAGCCATCCAGCAGGAGCTTATTTCCCGCAACGCGCTTGATGAAGGGACGATCTACATGCAGGTGTCGCGGGGCGTGGCAAAGCGCGACTTCCTTTATGCCGATGATCTTAAGCCCAATCTGTTTGCCTTTACCTCTGCGCGCAAGCTGACCGGAACGAAAGCGCAGGCCGATGGTGTCGCTGTCATGCTCGCTCCCGACCCGCGCTGGGTGCGCCGCGACATCAAGACCGTGATGCTGCTCGGGCAGGTCATGGTCAAGCAGGCCGCGCGCGCGGAAGGTTATGATGATGTCTGGCTGGTCGAGGACGGGCTGATCACCGAAGGCGCATCGGCCAGCGCCTTCATCATCACGCATGACGGCACTGTCGTCACCCGCCCGAACTCGCAGGCGATTTTGCCGGGCTGCACGCGCCGCGCGGTTCTGCATCTTTGCGAGGAACAGAATATCCGGATGGAGGAGCGCGCATTCTCCCCCGATGAGGCATATGGCGCGGCGGAGGCTTTTCTGACTTCGGCGTCGAGCTTCGTGACGCCGGTGGTGAGGATCGGCGAGAAGCTGGTGGGGGACGGCAGCCCCGGTCCATTGACACGGCGTCTCCAGAAAATCTACGTCGATATTGCGCTGGACGACAGCGGTCAGGTCGCGCGTGCCTGA
- a CDS encoding M55 family metallopeptidase: MKIFISADIEGTAGILTWSEAERSHADYAEFRALMTAEVVAACEGARAAGATEILIKDAHDSGRNIILDRLPACARIVRGWPGHPDSMMFGLDSGFRAALCTGYHSKAGTEDNPLAHTSNLRISRLILNGEVASEFTVNALCAARHGVPVAFISGDAGICADARAMVPGIATVETLQGFGAASLSLSPAAARAAIAEGVEKALSAASLPNIPSIPQSCEVTIEFNNPVDAYRASWYPGAKASGPRAVAFSSADFFEIQRALRFMNS, encoded by the coding sequence ATGAAAATCTTCATCTCGGCCGATATTGAAGGCACCGCCGGCATTCTGACGTGGAGCGAGGCGGAGCGCAGCCATGCCGACTACGCCGAGTTTCGCGCGCTGATGACCGCAGAGGTCGTGGCTGCCTGCGAGGGCGCGCGCGCCGCCGGTGCAACCGAAATCCTCATCAAGGATGCGCATGACAGTGGCCGCAATATCATTCTCGACCGTTTGCCCGCCTGCGCACGCATCGTCAGGGGCTGGCCGGGCCATCCCGATTCCATGATGTTCGGGCTGGATTCCGGTTTCCGCGCCGCGCTCTGCACGGGCTATCATTCCAAGGCGGGCACGGAAGACAATCCACTTGCCCACACATCCAACCTGCGCATTTCCCGGCTGATCCTGAATGGTGAAGTTGCTTCCGAATTTACCGTCAATGCGCTGTGCGCGGCGCGCCATGGCGTGCCGGTGGCCTTCATTTCCGGAGATGCCGGCATCTGTGCCGATGCGCGCGCCATGGTGCCGGGAATTGCCACGGTCGAAACGCTTCAGGGCTTTGGCGCTGCATCCCTGTCGCTGAGCCCGGCAGCCGCGCGGGCGGCAATCGCGGAGGGCGTGGAAAAGGCACTCAGTGCTGCCAGCCTGCCGAATATTCCTTCGATCCCGCAAAGTTGCGAGGTTACCATTGAGTTCAACAATCCCGTCGATGCCTATCGCGCGTCCTGGTATCCGGGCGCGAAGGCCAGCGGCCCGCGTGCGGTGGCCTTCAGCTCCGCCGATTTCTTCGAGATCCAGCGGGCATTGCGCTTCATGAATTCCTGA
- a CDS encoding amino acid ABC transporter permease has product MRGRVIWVIALLILTYVVAGIALNPAMRWDVIAEYITAPLILRGLWLTISITAGAAAIGLAGGLIVAMARMSENPLIRVIATGYVNLFRALPLLVQILIWYNLGTFLPELGIGIPFTDIGFYAPTNDVLSPMAACLVALGLNQSAYMGEIIRGGLLSVQHGQIEAAVALGMTRTKVFWRVVAPQAARSIIPPMGNDIINLLKATSLVSVVGVGDLMTRAQGIYAATYQVIPLLLVASFWYLVLTALLAFAQNALERRFSAGTQPDHHDTRRNPKAEPLRLQISAREAV; this is encoded by the coding sequence TTGCGTGGCCGCGTAATCTGGGTGATTGCGCTGCTGATCCTGACTTATGTCGTGGCCGGCATTGCCCTCAACCCCGCCATGCGCTGGGATGTGATTGCCGAGTACATTACCGCGCCGCTGATCCTGCGCGGCCTGTGGCTGACGATCTCGATCACAGCCGGCGCTGCTGCCATCGGTCTGGCGGGCGGGCTGATTGTGGCTATGGCCCGCATGTCGGAAAACCCGCTGATCCGGGTCATCGCGACCGGTTATGTCAATCTGTTTCGTGCACTTCCGCTGCTGGTCCAGATACTTATCTGGTACAATCTCGGCACGTTCCTGCCGGAACTCGGCATTGGCATACCCTTCACCGACATCGGTTTCTATGCGCCGACGAATGATGTCCTGTCACCTATGGCGGCCTGCCTTGTGGCACTCGGACTAAACCAGTCCGCCTATATGGGCGAGATCATCCGGGGCGGACTTCTTTCAGTCCAGCATGGGCAGATCGAGGCGGCGGTAGCGCTGGGCATGACGCGGACGAAGGTGTTCTGGCGCGTGGTGGCGCCGCAGGCGGCGCGCTCGATCATCCCGCCCATGGGCAACGACATCATCAATCTGCTGAAGGCAACCTCGCTTGTTTCCGTTGTCGGGGTCGGCGACCTGATGACCCGGGCACAGGGCATCTATGCTGCAACCTATCAGGTCATTCCGCTGCTGCTGGTCGCCAGCTTCTGGTATCTCGTGCTGACGGCGCTGCTGGCATTCGCACAAAATGCCCTTGAGCGCCGCTTCTCCGCCGGCACGCAACCAGATCACCATGACACGCGCAGAAATCCGAAAGCCGAGCCGCTACGGTTGCAGATTTCAGCGCGGGAGGCTGTGTGA
- a CDS encoding amino acid ABC transporter ATP-binding protein, with translation MAAPVSLPAAQEGSALIRVRSVSKFYGGAKVLDEVSMDVRSGEVRCIIGPSGSGKSTLLRCLNALTGFDSGAIVVGDTRVGYTERDGRLLPWTPRQAAAFRSRVGLVSQHVNLFSHRTVIENVIEGPKHILGVPAREARERAAELLARVGLSDKHDSYPIQLSGGQQQRAAIARALAMQPHVILFDEATSALDPELVGEVLAVIRQLAAEGMTMVLVTHEMRFAAEVADRVAMLDRGRLIEDGTARQVFSAPRSARTAEFLSSHLDPGGSRAARSA, from the coding sequence ATGGCCGCGCCCGTGTCATTGCCGGCTGCGCAGGAAGGCTCCGCGCTCATCCGCGTTCGCTCTGTTTCGAAATTCTATGGAGGCGCGAAGGTCCTCGATGAGGTCTCGATGGATGTCCGCAGTGGAGAGGTCCGCTGCATCATCGGGCCGTCCGGTTCCGGCAAGAGCACTTTGCTGCGCTGCCTGAATGCGCTGACGGGCTTCGACAGCGGCGCCATCGTCGTTGGCGATACACGGGTCGGCTACACAGAGCGTGACGGCCGGCTGCTTCCCTGGACCCCTCGCCAGGCTGCGGCCTTTCGCAGCCGTGTCGGTCTTGTTTCACAGCATGTGAATTTGTTCTCTCATCGTACGGTGATCGAGAACGTCATCGAAGGTCCGAAGCATATTCTGGGTGTGCCGGCTCGCGAAGCACGCGAGCGGGCGGCGGAATTGCTGGCACGTGTCGGTCTTTCGGACAAGCATGACAGCTACCCGATCCAGCTCTCCGGCGGACAGCAGCAGCGCGCCGCCATCGCCCGCGCGCTGGCTATGCAGCCACATGTGATCCTGTTCGATGAAGCCACCAGCGCGCTGGATCCCGAGCTTGTGGGCGAAGTTCTTGCCGTCATCCGCCAGCTTGCCGCAGAGGGCATGACGATGGTGCTCGTCACCCATGAAATGCGTTTCGCCGCAGAAGTGGCGGATCGTGTCGCAATGCTGGACCGCGGCCGCCTCATTGAGGACGGCACCGCACGGCAGGTGTTTTCTGCGCCGCGCAGCGCCCGTACGGCCGAATTTCTTTCAAGTCATCTTGATCCGGGTGGCAGCCGGGCCGCCCGAAGCGCCTGA
- a CDS encoding P1 family peptidase — MSSARHFGLTVGQLPTGPHNAITDVAGVMVGHRTLSGNGLATGVTAILPHGGDLFRNKVRAAVEIINGFGKSAGLMQVAELGLIETPLLLTNTFSVAPCMEALIRRAVGENPAIGRETSTVNALVCECNDGAINDIQAMAVTPQDAFAALDSAASGPVEQGSVGAGCGMTSFGFRAGIGSASRQIGIADASFVLGALVLSNFGRAGDLILPDGRRPDAQRLPQAEKGSIIVLLATDIPLGDRQLQRVARRAGAGIASLGSFWGHGSGDIAIAFTTADHVAHRPKEAFQSIGRLDDDQIDKVFQAAAEATSEAVLNAMCAAKATVGRDGRSFPSLADWLAAFAPDT, encoded by the coding sequence ATGAGCTCAGCACGGCATTTTGGCCTTACGGTCGGGCAGTTGCCTACCGGTCCGCACAATGCCATCACCGACGTCGCCGGTGTCATGGTCGGTCACAGAACGCTGTCCGGCAATGGTCTGGCAACTGGCGTCACAGCGATTCTTCCGCATGGCGGTGATCTGTTTCGCAACAAGGTCCGGGCCGCCGTGGAGATCATCAACGGCTTCGGCAAGTCGGCCGGGCTGATGCAGGTGGCCGAACTCGGGCTCATCGAAACGCCCCTTCTACTGACCAACACCTTTTCCGTGGCCCCTTGCATGGAGGCGCTGATCAGGCGGGCTGTCGGGGAAAACCCGGCCATCGGGCGGGAAACCTCCACGGTCAATGCGCTGGTCTGCGAATGCAATGACGGAGCGATCAACGACATTCAGGCCATGGCGGTGACGCCGCAGGATGCCTTCGCGGCGCTGGATAGCGCGGCATCCGGTCCGGTGGAGCAGGGCAGCGTCGGCGCAGGATGCGGCATGACCTCCTTCGGCTTCAGGGCCGGCATCGGCAGCGCATCGCGGCAGATCGGGATCGCGGACGCTTCCTTTGTGCTCGGGGCTCTGGTGTTGTCCAATTTCGGGCGGGCGGGCGACCTGATCCTGCCCGACGGGCGCCGGCCTGATGCTCAACGTCTGCCGCAGGCCGAAAAGGGATCGATCATCGTGCTTCTGGCCACCGACATTCCGCTTGGCGACAGGCAATTGCAGCGGGTGGCCCGCAGGGCCGGGGCGGGCATCGCCTCGCTGGGCTCGTTCTGGGGCCATGGCAGCGGCGATATCGCCATTGCCTTCACCACGGCAGATCATGTGGCGCACAGGCCGAAAGAGGCTTTCCAGTCCATCGGGCGTCTGGATGACGACCAGATCGACAAGGTATTTCAGGCGGCGGCCGAAGCGACTTCCGAAGCCGTGCTCAATGCCATGTGCGCAGCGAAGGCGACGGTGGGGCGCGATGGCCGGAGCTTCCCTTCCCTGGCTGACTGGCTTGCGGCATTTGCCCCGGACACATAG
- a CDS encoding bifunctional aconitate hydratase 2/2-methylisocitrate dehydratase: protein MKLYADYLAEISNRKDQGLAPKPIDDGALTSEIISLIEDGGNPHRDDALKFFIYNTLPGTTSAAGVKAAYLKKIVLREAIVPEITPDFALELLSHMKGGPSVAVLLDIALGDDATIAAKAGDVLKTQVFLYDADMFRLRDAYKAGNAVATDILESYAKAEFFTKLPDVEDEIKVVTFIAAEGDISTDLLSPGNQAHSRSDRELHGQCMISPEAQQEIVALQRQHPDKRVMMIAEKGTMGVGSSRMSGVNNVALWTGKQASPYVPFVNYAPIVAGTNGISPIFATTVDVTGGIGINLKNWTKKLGEDGKPILNNDGNPVLEQQFSVETGTVLRIDTKNRKLRDEDGTELVDVASAFTPQKVEFMKAGSSYAIVFGKKLQTFAAATLGVEPTPVFAPNKEISVEGQGLTAVEKIFNRNAVGVTPGKILHAGSDVRVKVNIVGSQDTTGLMTAQELEAMAATVISPLVDGAYQSGCHTASVWDKKAQVNIPKLMSFMNNFGVITARDPKGVYHSMTDVIHKVLNDITVDDWDIIIGGDSHTRMSKGVAFGADSGTVALALATGEATMPIPQSVKVTFTGRMKPWMDFRDVVHATQAQMLKQHGDNVFQGRIIEVHIGTLLADQAFTFTDWTAEMKAKASICISQDETLIESLEIAKSRIQIMIDKGMDNAAQTLKGLIAKADARITEIRLGEKPALAPDENAKYFAEVVVDLDLIDEPMIADPDVNNADVSRRYTHDTIRPISYYGGTKKVDLGFVGSCMVHKGDMKIVAQMLKNIEKAEGKVEFRAPLVVAAPTYNIIDELKEEGDWEILQRYSGFEFDDVLPKSQARTEYENILYLERPGCNLCMGNQEKAEKGDTVLATSTRLFQGRVVEDTAEKKGESLLASTPVVVLSAILGRTPSAEEYRTAVEGIDLTKFAPPKTTPIDSLSVHF from the coding sequence ATGAAACTCTACGCGGATTATCTGGCCGAAATCAGCAACCGGAAAGATCAGGGGCTGGCCCCCAAGCCGATCGACGACGGGGCGCTTACCAGCGAGATCATTTCCCTGATCGAGGATGGCGGGAACCCGCATCGGGACGACGCCCTGAAATTCTTCATCTACAATACGCTGCCGGGCACGACCAGCGCGGCCGGCGTCAAGGCGGCCTACCTGAAGAAGATCGTGCTTCGCGAAGCCATCGTGCCGGAGATCACCCCCGACTTCGCGCTCGAACTGCTCTCGCACATGAAGGGCGGGCCTTCGGTTGCCGTGCTGCTCGACATCGCCCTCGGCGATGACGCGACCATCGCCGCCAAAGCCGGCGACGTGCTGAAGACGCAGGTCTTCCTTTACGACGCCGACATGTTCCGCCTGCGCGATGCCTACAAGGCCGGCAATGCCGTCGCCACCGACATCCTCGAAAGCTATGCGAAGGCCGAGTTCTTCACCAAGCTTCCCGATGTCGAGGACGAGATCAAGGTCGTGACCTTCATCGCCGCCGAAGGCGACATCTCGACCGATCTTCTGTCGCCCGGCAATCAGGCGCATTCGCGCTCGGACCGCGAACTGCACGGCCAGTGCATGATCTCGCCGGAAGCGCAGCAGGAAATCGTCGCGCTGCAAAGGCAGCACCCGGACAAGCGCGTGATGATGATCGCCGAGAAGGGCACGATGGGCGTCGGCTCGTCGCGCATGTCGGGCGTGAACAACGTGGCGCTGTGGACCGGCAAGCAGGCCAGCCCCTATGTGCCCTTCGTCAATTACGCCCCGATCGTGGCCGGCACCAACGGCATTTCGCCGATCTTCGCGACCACCGTCGACGTGACCGGCGGCATCGGCATCAACCTGAAGAACTGGACCAAGAAGCTCGGCGAGGACGGCAAGCCGATCCTCAACAATGACGGCAACCCCGTGCTGGAGCAGCAGTTCTCGGTCGAAACCGGAACGGTGCTCAGGATCGACACGAAGAACCGGAAGCTGCGCGATGAGGACGGCACCGAGCTCGTCGACGTCGCCTCCGCCTTCACGCCCCAGAAGGTGGAATTCATGAAGGCCGGCAGTTCCTACGCCATCGTCTTCGGCAAGAAGCTGCAGACCTTCGCCGCCGCCACGCTGGGGGTCGAGCCGACGCCGGTCTTCGCCCCCAACAAGGAAATCTCCGTCGAGGGCCAGGGCCTGACGGCGGTGGAGAAGATCTTCAACCGCAACGCCGTGGGTGTCACCCCCGGCAAGATCCTGCATGCCGGCTCGGATGTGCGCGTCAAGGTCAACATCGTCGGATCGCAGGACACCACCGGCCTGATGACCGCGCAGGAGCTGGAGGCGATGGCGGCGACCGTCATTTCGCCGCTGGTCGACGGCGCCTATCAGTCCGGCTGCCACACCGCTTCCGTCTGGGACAAGAAGGCGCAGGTGAACATCCCGAAGCTCATGTCGTTCATGAACAATTTCGGCGTGATCACCGCCCGCGATCCGAAGGGCGTCTATCACTCGATGACCGACGTCATCCACAAGGTGCTGAACGACATCACCGTGGACGACTGGGACATCATCATAGGCGGCGACAGCCACACCCGCATGTCCAAGGGCGTGGCCTTCGGCGCGGACTCCGGCACCGTCGCGCTGGCGCTGGCCACCGGCGAGGCGACCATGCCGATCCCGCAATCGGTCAAGGTGACCTTCACGGGCAGGATGAAGCCGTGGATGGACTTTCGCGACGTGGTCCACGCGACGCAGGCGCAGATGCTCAAGCAGCACGGTGACAACGTGTTCCAGGGCCGCATCATCGAGGTGCATATCGGCACGCTGCTCGCCGACCAGGCTTTCACCTTCACCGACTGGACCGCCGAGATGAAGGCCAAGGCCTCTATCTGCATCAGTCAGGACGAGACGCTGATCGAGTCGCTGGAGATCGCCAAGTCGCGCATCCAGATCATGATCGACAAGGGCATGGACAATGCGGCGCAGACCCTGAAGGGCCTGATCGCCAAGGCCGATGCGCGCATCACCGAGATTCGCCTCGGCGAAAAGCCGGCGCTCGCCCCCGACGAGAATGCGAAATATTTCGCAGAGGTCGTGGTCGATCTCGACCTGATCGACGAGCCCATGATCGCCGATCCCGACGTCAACAATGCCGATGTGTCGCGGCGCTATACGCACGACACGATCCGCCCGATTTCCTACTATGGCGGAACCAAGAAGGTCGATCTCGGCTTCGTCGGCTCGTGCATGGTGCACAAGGGCGACATGAAGATCGTTGCCCAGATGCTGAAGAACATCGAGAAGGCCGAAGGCAAGGTCGAGTTCAGAGCACCGCTGGTTGTCGCCGCCCCGACCTACAACATCATCGACGAGCTGAAGGAAGAAGGCGACTGGGAAATCCTGCAGCGCTATTCCGGCTTCGAGTTCGACGACGTCCTGCCGAAGAGCCAGGCGCGCACCGAATACGAGAACATCCTCTATCTGGAGCGCCCCGGCTGCAATCTGTGCATGGGCAATCAGGAAAAGGCCGAGAAGGGCGACACCGTGCTTGCCACCTCGACCCGCCTGTTTCAGGGGCGCGTGGTCGAGGACACCGCCGAGAAGAAGGGCGAGTCGCTTCTGGCTTCCACTCCGGTCGTCGTGCTTTCCGCCATTCTTGGCCGCACGCCGAGCGCCGAGGAATACAGGACCGCAGTCGAAGGAATCGACCTGACGAAATTCGCGCCGCCGAAAACCACTCCGATCGATTCCCTGTCAGTCCATTTCTAG